One bacterium genomic region harbors:
- the purS gene encoding phosphoribosylformylglycinamidine synthase subunit PurS, with protein sequence MKAKIIVRLKETVHDPQGEAIWQTFQHMGYSSITGVRQGKVFDIEIENANESDTSKLLEEIARKVLANPIIEEYVIELGEES encoded by the coding sequence ATGAAGGCAAAAATCATTGTCCGTTTGAAAGAAACGGTTCACGATCCGCAAGGCGAAGCCATCTGGCAGACGTTTCAACACATGGGGTACAGCAGTATCACCGGTGTGAGGCAAGGCAAGGTTTTCGATATCGAAATCGAAAATGCGAATGAATCCGACACCAGTAAGCTACTGGAGGAGATCGCGCGTAAAGTCCTTGCGAACCCGATCATCGAAGAGTATGTTATTGAACTGGGAGAGGAATCATGA
- a CDS encoding MBL fold metallo-hydrolase, with product MKVCVLGSGSSGNSTFVEHQSTRLLVDAGLRAKEIVERLARIQVDPSTLDGIFISHEHHDHIGGAGPLARKFKIPIYISPRALDHTSSALQHLNHVPIGADLPLQIGSITVTPFSTPHDSVDPLAFALRAGSSRACIVSDIGFIPETVRKRLRNSDLLVIESNHDLEMLRTGPYPWSLKQRVMSNYGHLSNEALAYFFSEHIDGFQRRIMLTHLSRQNNHPQIVYVSATRALEKKCRDAEIHISMQDEISEMLEL from the coding sequence ATGAAGGTTTGCGTACTGGGAAGTGGAAGCAGCGGGAACTCGACGTTCGTTGAACATCAATCTACCAGACTGCTGGTCGATGCAGGCTTGCGCGCAAAGGAAATTGTGGAGAGGCTAGCACGAATCCAGGTGGATCCATCAACTCTGGATGGCATCTTTATTTCTCACGAACATCACGATCATATCGGAGGGGCCGGACCGCTGGCCAGAAAGTTCAAGATTCCCATTTATATTTCTCCCCGCGCGCTCGATCACACTTCATCCGCATTGCAACATCTGAACCATGTTCCCATCGGCGCCGATCTTCCGTTGCAAATTGGCTCAATTACAGTAACGCCGTTTTCCACTCCGCATGACAGCGTAGATCCGCTTGCTTTTGCATTACGGGCCGGATCTTCGCGTGCCTGCATCGTCAGCGATATCGGTTTCATTCCCGAAACCGTGCGAAAGCGGCTCCGAAACTCTGATTTACTCGTGATCGAATCGAATCACGATTTGGAAATGCTCCGGACAGGTCCGTATCCATGGTCCTTAAAACAAAGAGTGATGAGCAACTACGGACATCTCTCGAATGAAGCATTAGCATATTTTTTCAGCGAACATATCGACGGCTTTCAAAGAAGAATCATGTTGACCCATTTGAGCCGTCAAAACAATCATCCTCAAATCGTTTATGTCTCCGCGACACGGGCTCTGGAAAAGAAATGCCGGGATGCTGAGATTCACATCTCCATGCAGGATGAGATCAGCGAAATGCTTGAACTGTAA